Below is a window of Hydrogenimonas sp. DNA.
GGTCGAGATGGGTATAAACCCGTTCATACACGGCAGCAAGCTCCATACGGACATCATGAAGACGGAGGCGCTCAAGCAGGCTCTCAACAAGGGGGGTTACGATGCCGTAATAGGCGGTGCGAGGCGTGACGAAGAGAAGAGCCGGGCCAAGGAGCGCATCTTTTCATTCAGGGACAGGTTTCACAGGTGGGACCCCAAAAATCAGAGGCCGGAGCTCTGGAACATATACAATACGCGGATAAACAGAGGTGAGAGTGTGCGGGTTTTTCCCCTGAGCAACTGGACGGAACTCGATATCTGGCAGTACATCTACCTGGAGGAGATCCCCATAGTTCCGCTCTATTTCGCGAAAGAGCGGCCTATAGTGGATATAGAGGGCGCGAAGATCATGGTAGATGACGAGCGTATGCCCGAAGAGTTGAGAAAAAAGGCGAGAATGGAAAGGGTCCGTTTCAGGACGCTGGGGTGCTATCCGTTGACAGGGGCGGTAGAGTCGAACGCCTCCACTCTGCCCGAGATAATACAGGAGATGCTGCTTTCACGTACAAGTGAACGGGAGGGCAGAGTAATAGACAAGGACCAGGAGGGCAGCATGGAGAAGAAAAAGATCGAAGGATATTTCTAATGAGCAGAAATCTTATAACGGAGAATATAGAGCGCTATCTGAAAGAGCACGAAAACAAGGAGCTTCTGCGTTTCATAACCTGCGGAAGTGTCGACGACGGGAAGAGCACGCTCATAGGCAGACTGCTTTACGACAGCAAAACGGTGCTTGAAGATCAGTTGAGCGCGCTTAAAAAAGAGAGCAGAAAGTTCGGTACTACGGGCGAAGAGATCGATTTCGCCCTTCTTATCGACGGCCTGCAGAGCGAACGCGAACAGGGTATCACGATAGATGTCGCATACAGATTTTTCGCAACCGACAGGCGAAAATATATAATCGCCGACACACCGGGCCATGAGCAGTATACTAGAAACATGGTTACAGGTGCGAGTACGGCGAATCTGGCGATAATTCTGATTGATGCCAGAAAAGGGGTACTGACCCAGACCAGAAGACACGCATACATCGCATCGCTTCTCGGTATAAGGCATATAGTCGTTGCGATCAACAAGATGGATATAGTCGACTATTCGCAGGAGAGATTCGAGAGTATAAAGAGTGATTTCGAAACTATGTATGAGAAACTCAGCGAGAGTCTTGTAAATGCCGTAGGAGAGAACGGGATAGC
It encodes the following:
- a CDS encoding sulfate adenylyltransferase subunit 2, whose product is MIATKERLTHLKQLEAESIHILREVAAEFENPVMMYSIGKDSSVMLHLAMKAFYPAKPPFPLLHVDTLWKFREMIEFRERRVKELGVDLVVHTNPEGVEMGINPFIHGSKLHTDIMKTEALKQALNKGGYDAVIGGARRDEEKSRAKERIFSFRDRFHRWDPKNQRPELWNIYNTRINRGESVRVFPLSNWTELDIWQYIYLEEIPIVPLYFAKERPIVDIEGAKIMVDDERMPEELRKKARMERVRFRTLGCYPLTGAVESNASTLPEIIQEMLLSRTSEREGRVIDKDQEGSMEKKKIEGYF